The following proteins come from a genomic window of Ictalurus furcatus strain D&B chromosome 14, Billie_1.0, whole genome shotgun sequence:
- the ndufb9 gene encoding NADH dehydrogenase [ubiquinone] 1 beta subcomplex subunit 9 encodes MAAFLTHQQKVLRLYKKSLRHIESWCVFRDKYRFYACVLRARFDEHKDEKDMVKASKLLKAAEEEFWGNQHPQPYLFPDSPGGTSYERYECYKVPEWVLDHWHPSEKAEFPDYFSKREQWKKLRALSWEKEVKQLQEETPADGPSSEALPPARKEGDLPPLWWQFVTRPRERPM; translated from the exons AATCTCTGAGGCACATCGAGTCGTGGTGCGTCTTCAG AGATAAGTACCGCTTCTACGCCTGCGTGCTGAGGGCTCGCTTTGACGAGCATAAGGATGAGAAGGACATGGTGAAGGCCTCCAAGCTGCTGAAAGCTGCAGAGGAGGAGTTCTGGGGGAATCAGCATCCTCAGCCCTACCTGTTCCCCGACTCCCCCGGGGGAACCTCATACGAGAGATACGAGTGCTACAAG gtTCCTGAATGGGTTCTGGATCACTGGCATCCCTCTGAGAAGGCCGAGTTCCCTGATTACTTCTCCAAGAGAGAGCAGTGGAAGAAGCTGCGAGCTCTGAGCTGGGAGAAGGAG GTGAAGCAGCTGCAGGAGGAGACTCCAGCCGATGGCCCCAGCTCCGAGGCTCTTCCTCCAGCCCGCAAGGAGGGTGATCTCCCCCCACTGTGGTGGCAGTTTGTGACCCGGCCCAGAGAGAGGCCCATGTGA